ACATAAAAAATATGAATTCGTATTTTAATAATTGTTGAAGATTTAGTACTTTTTTcactatatatttatataatatgttGGAATTACTTGATTCAATTGAACTTATAAACATATTATTTTGTTGTCTTGCCAATTTGAAACATGCGTGCTTCCCTTTTCTAGTCACTGATCTTACTTTATATTCTTGCTCTTTTGTCTTATTTCGTGTAAAGCTACTACccgttaaatattttaattaacgAAATACCATGAACATGGCTTAGTCAAGTCACTTTCAATCTATtcaaaatgaaaaagaagaaagaaaatgtccCTTAAATTTTCCTCAATGAACAAGTAGTCACTAGAGGGATTAATGAGTGGCAGGTCAATATTGATATTTAAGTAATTTGATtatgtaaataatttttaaacgTAGAATGAAGTAATCGAAAAATCACCTATGTTTGTCAGCTGTTTCTGCATATCTTCTTGATAGTTCTACGCGGTGTTCACGGGTTGGTTTGAGTCGGATTTTAGTTAAAATTACAACCAaatcaatttagtcggttttaaaattattaaaatcaaatcaaatcaaaccaaaccaaatataatatACATTTATCGATTTGGTTGTTATCGGTTTTGATTATTTTGGTTCGGTTATTAACCATACACAAAAATAAGCTCAAAGGACACAACAACTCTGTCTCTTTCtaacaaaaaatatttaaattgcaATTCACATGTCTTGGTTAGTGAAAGCAGCAGTCCAAAAACGTATTCTTCCTTATCCAAGATGATCACCTTTGTTTGTTTTATTGGAGCACTATACCTGTTTAAGTGTTACAATAGAGTTAACTTGtattaaggtattggagaattgcAATCCGTTTCTTCATATTACTATTAATACATTTCTCTAAAAGAGCATATTATTAAAATTTACATtccttctatattatgatttacATTTATGGTACAATATTTAATTTACTTTTAGTCTATAAATATTCTagaatatttatttttcttctaAGTCTAGGATTTATATTAATTACATAATATACAGTTTCCTTTTATTTTAGTAACTATAAAGAAAATAGCACATTTCCTTTTATTATGTTTTTTTTAGTTCTCTATAAATAGTCATGTAGTCTCTTATTTTCAATGCAAGAAACAATGTAATGAATCAATACAAAGTGTTCTCATTATTTCTCTCTTTTATTTTCCCTCTCGGTTTTTCCATTCCATAACACATGTGAGGTCTAAAGGGACCTTAGTCACTTGAAACAAATAAAGTCTTTTACTATTTCGTAACTTAAATATTATGAATTATAAGTAAATTTTGATGAAAACATATGGAATATATTTAAAATTAttcataaaaataatatattatgtatatataatttgtCGGTTCGGTTTGATtattttttcgattttttttttgaacaaatcCAAATCCAAAACCAAATCAAACATTATCGGTTTCAAATAGTTTAAAACCAAATCATACCAAATCCAAATAAATATcgatttatttaattaatttgttTCGAATTTCGGATTGGATCGgtttttaaccaaaccgtgaacaCCCCTAGTTCTACCTGCAACACTACAATTTAACAAGAATTTAACTAGAATAAGTAGAATTGTATGAAGATTGAATTGGTATATAAGAGCTGCAAGAACGACTGGACCAAACTAAAGTTTGCTCGAGAGAATAAAAGGTCCGAAATCAAGATTTCCAGCATATAGCCCAAAGGCACGTACTAACACAATTTGCATGGAAGAAAATGACTCTATTTCTATTCTCGATACACTGAATGATCTCATGTCAATCGACAATTCTCAAACAGAAAGAAATATTGTTTGAGCATTTGTTTCTGCAGTCTAAATTACTTTATAAACTGCTGATTTTTCCTAAAATTGGTCTTCTTGACTTCGTGTTGGAGGACTATAACCAGTTAGAGGAATATACTCTAGCTGCTCTTTTGCCCAATTAAGTTTTGAAGCAACATTTTCATGGCTGGGAGAATACTCCtgctaaaacaaaaaaaaacaaaaaaaaaaaaaaaaaagagctcatTTATGTTAGCCGATTAAAAATTGTTGATAAGCATCAAGTGCTGAAAAACATTTTCAAGTGTAGAAGCTTATTTTATGAATAATCAGTTACATGTTTTGATAGAAGTGCTTAAATAATGTATTTCCTTTTTTCCGTTAAAATGACTGAAATTTCCTTGAAGAAATATAAATTTCAAAAGCATTTTTACATGAAAAAGAACGAAGGATGTAAGTAGAAAAGAGAGATATTAAAAGTTATGTTTTAGAAAGAATATTTCAAGGATTACAAAAGATATTAGCAATCAAATCGTAAAAGGTTTGGTCTTGATCAACTTGTGGCTTTTTTGATTGATTTTGACATAATTAAAAGTTATGTTTGAGGAAGAGTATTTCAAAGATTACAAAAGATATTAGCGATCAAATCGTAAAAGGTTTGGTCTTGATCAACTTCTGGCTTTTTTGATTGATTTTGTCTTATATAAACTTAGCTTATAAGCTTAGCTAAATACTCTCGTAGAAAGGGAAAAAGAGAATAAAAGTAGTAGTGAAAGAGCATTTACCTCGAGTTTATTCATAAGCTCCTTGGCAGTAGGAGCCGATACAAAAATCTGGCGTGCATTAGGACAGATGAAACCTTCCTCAACTGCTTTGTCAATGAATGTCAAAAGGGAATTGTAGTAACCATCCACATTCAATAGTCCTACCGGTTTGTCATGAATTCCGAGTTGAGCCCAAGCAATAACTTCAAGAAGCTCTTCTAAAGTTCCATAGCCACCTATAAACATTAGCCCGTGTTTAATTGTGTGACCATCTAATCTAAAAGTTTATAATATTACTTTTATTTGCTTAATTATGTTTCCAACGACAGAAAACGGTACAGTATTTGTTAACCTACAAAAGAAAAGCAAGAAAtacctacattttttttttttttttggctttctgTTTCATGAATTTGCAATTAAGAAACCACAGGTTGTCCTTGCAAATAACATTCAGTTGAAAGTACACTTCATGGGATCCAATTTAGGCCCCTTCAAGTAACTTGAAACCAACATTCTCTTAATGCTTTTgggttaattatttgttaatggTCCCCCATTTAGAATAATATCTCTTTCCAGTGTACTTTAGTATTAGGATACAAGCAGGGGAGCCACCATTCTAGCTTTGGCAGAATTCAATAGTTTTACCTCAAATTGTACTTATGTTAAAACTTTCATTTTAATCTATCAGAAACAcagtaagaaaaaaaattatggtCCAAATTCCATAAACTTAAAAATCTTGGATCTGCCTTTAGTCATACAAGTCTATGCTGGCGGAGCCAGGATATATATTAAAGGGtgtcaaaaaatataaatatgttgCTACCCAAGTTTGGTCACGCAACCTTAGGAAAGTTTTGCAACCCCTTAACCACTATACTAAACCATCAACTTGTGTTGAGGATGTCAACGCTAGTATACATtcatataaaataaaaatttcacCAATCTATACAATGTATTTTTCCGGCGAAGGGTGTCGCTTGACACCCCTCGGGCCAGGGTAGCTCCGCCCCCGTCTATGCATAGAATAAAGTTGAAGCTAAAAGTTTGAGTTTGTGGGTTCTAGATTCTAGAAAATATAACTTATTTGGTtcttgataaattatttatacacattaagtaaatttttaaatataaatataaaatttggtCCAAAACTATTGTGCAGATCTCGTAAGTGAAGCTGAAGCTCCGCCCCAACACATAGTAAATTTCCTTTTGCCACTCCCAGTATAGAGCACAATATACTGTAAAAAGAAGGGATTTATCTTGGCTAAAGTAAAAGAAAGAAAGTAAAGATAATGTGGTGAAAAATGGACCAAGAATCTTGGAAAGGATAATGAGAACAAACCAGGTAAAGCTATAAAAGCATCAGAATGTTTGGCCATTTCAGCTTTCCTCTGGTGCATATCTGCAACTGCCTTTACCTCTCCCACCGTTTCACCAGTTATCTGCAATTGCCGTACACCACTATTATTGGCATTTTGCATAACAGAAAGAATCAAGTCAATGCAAAATTATACCCACATTCCAAGTCAATCCAAAACACTAAAAACTTAGCTCCACTCATAAAGTGAATAGATAAAGAATTGATGGGGGTCTTTTCTTTGGCATAGAGGATAGGGCAAGGGCACAGTGATAGCAAATttgctcttttcttttttaattatacGGTTCGGACCAGTTTGTGCGCTCCTCGATTAATTTCACGGAATATCTGCTATCTCCTTCTAGAGCAAGAATAAAGTCATATAAAACTTGTACTTGTTTTTTGTATAACTGTGTTGTCGTTTGAATCAGCTCGTGcgcacctcaactaattccaCATGATACTTGATACCTGATACCTATTACTTCCCCAATAGCAAGGGGAGATGCAACGCAAATTTGTACTCTTTTTTTTCATAACTATAGTCTTTAGACTAGCTTGGGAGTATCTAGCTAGACAAATCGCAGAAGATACCTGCTACCTTCCACCAGGGGAAGGACATTATCATAGCAAATTTGTAGTTTGTTTTTTATAACCACGATATACGAATTAGCTTGcgtgcacctcgactaatttcagAGGACACCTGCTAACATCACACCAACATACGTATCGGATAACTTTATCCACCAAGACTTGAATAGATCGGAAGAAATTACCTCCTTTTGTATTTAAACGTTAGACCTcactatttttttgtttttttttaaagacctCACTATTATCAGTTCAGTTCATTAACCATTAGGGTATACCTTTAAATTATCGTAGCGATTTTGTATATATGTGACAAAAGTTGGACAAAAATTGGAAGAATATAAATCGAAGTACATGACAAAGGGAAGGAGTACAAAAGGAGATGATGAGGGTTCTAAATTGTAGAGTAGCCTCCTCATTTTGGTCTCATCTTGAAGAACTGATGTGAGAGCAAGGCAATAACTGTATTACCTATCATTACAGTGTTTAATTTGAACAACCATTTGATTGGAGAACTTAAAATATGGATCATGATCCACATTGTATATGCTCTTTATGGTCTTTTAAAAGGTCCAAATCCTAAGACAGTATCTAACAGAGTGGTCAAGCTTTGTAGAACTAGTAAAATTTCAATGTCTGAAgtaaattttttcctttttccaatTACTTACTATTTGCTTCTTGTGAATTCAGGTGCAATTAAGGATTGAAGATGGCCATATTCGAAGGTTCAAGTAGCATGTAATGAGGAAAAAATGAGAGAAGGTCGCTTAAGATGGTTTGATTATGTCCTCGTCGACCTACAAATGCACAGGTGCATAGCTTGGAAAGGAAAGGTGTTTAAAGGAGATGGGATAGACCTAAAATCACACGGAAGGAAATTGTATTGATAGACCTACAAATCCTTGGAATCAATGCTGCTGACTTAGCTAAATAAGGGAACaacagaagaaaaaaaattcatatttagTTGACTCCAACTGTTTGGGATTGAGGCGCAattattactgttgttgttgtgCTTTATGAACATATTTTAGTACTTTTATTAGGAAGTAGAAATACATGTACAAGAACATAGTACctctattttttttctctttcttttgatGTCTAAAGTAGCAATGAGGACCCATCTTCTTACAATAAGGGGGAACCACAAAAAAGGAAAGGGAAAGGAAGGGGA
The sequence above is a segment of the Lycium barbarum isolate Lr01 chromosome 6, ASM1917538v2, whole genome shotgun sequence genome. Coding sequences within it:
- the LOC132600399 gene encoding cytokinin riboside 5'-monophosphate phosphoribohydrolase LOG1-like isoform X1; the encoded protein is MEMEKMEMEMKQSKFKKICVFCGSSPGKKSSYKEAAVELGKELISRNIDLVYGGGSIGLMGLVSQAVYNGGRHVLGVIPRTLMPREITGETVGEVKAVADMHQRKAEMAKHSDAFIALPGGYGTLEELLEVIAWAQLGIHDKPVGLLNVDGYYNSLLTFIDKAVEEGFICPNARQIFVSAPTAKELMNKLEQEYSPSHENVASKLNWAKEQLEYIPLTGYSPPTRSQEDQF
- the LOC132600399 gene encoding cytokinin riboside 5'-monophosphate phosphoribohydrolase LOG1-like isoform X2, which encodes MEMEKMEMEMKQSKFKKICVFCGSSPGKKSSYKEAAVELGKELISRNIDLVYGGGSIGLMGLVSQAVYNGGRHVLGVIPRTLMPREITGETVGEVKAVADMHQRKAEMAKHSDAFIALPGGYGTLEELLEVIAWAQLGIHDKPVGLLNVDGYYNSLLTFIDKAVEEGFICPNARQIFVSAPTAKELMNKLEEYSPSHENVASKLNWAKEQLEYIPLTGYSPPTRSQEDQF